One genomic segment of Coffea arabica cultivar ET-39 chromosome 6e, Coffea Arabica ET-39 HiFi, whole genome shotgun sequence includes these proteins:
- the LOC113694836 gene encoding short-chain dehydrogenase reductase 2a-like yields MPAQVVPDQKNLPLINKESTAAPFTPRRLEGKVAIVTGGARGIGEATVRLFARHGAKVVIGDVEDVLGHALAGSLSPHGVTYVHCDVSSEGDVEKLIQSTVSGFGRLDIMFNNAGVLGSQAKHKKSIVDFDAEEFDRIMGVNVRGVALGMKHAARAMIPRGTGCIISTASVASVLGGLGPHSYTASKHAIVGLTKNAACELGKYGIRVNCISPFGVATRMLINAWRNSHIDAAENDDDDDDDEDAAAATMMSSSNTTGSAALAREAVEKAEEMVRGLANLKGATLRTSDIAEAALYLASDESRYVSGHNLVVDGGITTSRNCIGL; encoded by the exons ATGCCTGCCCAAGTGGTGCCTGATCAGAAAAACTTGCCACTGATTAACAAAGAGAGCACCGCTGCTCCTTTCACTCCCCGAAG GCTGGAAGGGAAGGTAGCAATAGTGACGGGTGGAGCCAGGGGCATCGGCGAAGCAACTGTGCGACTGTTTGCAAGACACGGGGCTAAGGTGGTGATCGGGGACGTGGAGGACGTTCTTGGACATGCGCTGGCCGGCTCATTGTCTCCTCATGGCGTCACCTATGTTCACTGCGACGTCAGCTCGGAAGGAGACGTGGAGAAGTTAATCCAGTCGACGGTTTCAGGTTTCGGAAGGCTGGACATAATGTTCAACAATGCCGGGGTTCTGGGAAGCCAGGCCAAGCACAAGAAGAGCATCGTGGATTTTGACGCCGAGGAATTTGATCGAATCATGGGGGTCAACGTTCGAGGAGTGGCCCTGGGAATGAAACACGCGGCCCGGGCGATGATTCCCAGGGGAACCGGCTGCATCATCTCGACCGCAAGCGTTGCCAGCGTCCTGGGGGGCCTGGGCCCCCATTCTTACACCGCCTCCAAGCACGCCATCGTCGGGCTGACTAAGAACGCCGCTTGCGAGTTGGGAAAGTACGGGATCAGGGTAAATTGCATTTCGCCGTTTGGAGTGGCCACCCGGATGCTGATCAATGCCTGGAGGAACTCCCATATCGATGCTGCTGAAAATGACGATGACGATGACGATGATGAAGATGCTGCGGCGGCCACGATGATGAGCAGTAGTAATACGACGGGGTCGGCGGCACTTGCCAGAGAAGCGGTGGAAAAAGCGGAGGAAATGGTGAGAGGTTTGGCAAATTTGAAAGGTGCGACGCTGAGGACTTCGGATATTGCGGAGGCTGCTCTCTATCTGGCCAGTGATGAATCTAGATATGTAAGTGGCCACAATCTTGTGGTGGACGGAGGAATTACTACCTCCAGAAATTGCATCGGCTTGTAA
- the LOC113697418 gene encoding wound-induced protein 1 has protein sequence MAEKEPEISVLEPNNSNEATVKALYKALASGEIGKVAGFVASDLEWWFHGPQGCHHMMKMLTGKSSHKAFSFNPRSMDAIDDYVIVEGWEGVQAYWVHVWTLKDGLITQFREYFNTWLTVADLRPVAVAGGCSSSKFWQSHPRDLAKRSLPGLMLAI, from the coding sequence ATGGCCGAAAAGGAACCTGAGATATCGGTTTTAGAGCCAAACAACAGTAACGAAGCCACCGTTAAGGCCCTGTACAAAGCATTGGCAAGTGGCGAAATCGGGAAGGTGGCCGGTTTTGTTGCCAGTGACCTAGAATGGTGGTTCCACGGCCCTCAAGGCTGCCACCACATGATGAAGATGCTCACCGGGAAATCATCGCACAAAGCTTTCAGTTTCAATCCTCGAAGCATGGATGCCATTGACGATTACGTGATCGTGGAGGGTTGGGAAGGCGTGCAGGCCTACTGGGTACACGTTTGGACCCTCAAAGACGGTCTCATAACTCAGTTCAGGGAGTACTTCAACACCTGGCTCACGGTTGCAGATTTAAGGCCCGTGGCCGTGGCTGGCGGTTGCTCCTCCTCAAAATTCTGGCAGAGCCACCCCCGAGACCTCGCCAAACGCTCTTTGCCAGGTCTTATGCTTGCCATCTGA